Part of the Helicobacter bilis genome is shown below.
ACTCAATAGAGGTAACAATATGAAATCCTATCACTTCATCAATAGCTATAACACTCTTAGTAGCATATATCTCTAGTATAGTTGTATCAAAGTCTGTATTGTAGTCAGGTATTTGCACCTTTTTCCACTCATCTGTATAATCACTGATTGGAGCTTCACCTATTGCTTTGAGTGCATTCACGGTGGTTTGCTGCATATCATAGCTTTTAAGCAAGTCTGGTTTATTTGCATTTGATAGGACATTTTGATAGCTTACCATACAATTTGCTTTGTTTATCTGTGCGTTATCATTGGCACTTTTATGTAATACTTCTGCCTTGATTTTATCTTGCAGGGCTTGGGCTTGAAGTTGTGCTGTTTGCATTTTACTTGCTTGTATCTTAAAAAAGCTTTCTTTCACTTGATTTGATAGCATTGCTACTTCTTTTTTCTTACCTAGTATGCCTAAAGCACTTTGATTTTGTGCGTCTCTTGTAGCTACTTCATTTTGGTCTATGGTTAATGCAGTTTGGACTGCACTTTGAAATACGCCTAAAAATGTTTTAGCCATAAAATCACTATAAGCTAAAGCTTTTTGGTCGTCTGTAAAAGCATAGCTTGGCATATACTTTACAAAGCTATCTAAGGCGTCTTTATATATTTGACTATCTTTCATCTTAGCTTCTATAAAATCAAAATTCTCTTGGAATTTCTTTAGAGTGAGATTTTTTGTGTCTAACATGTTAAATCCTTTTTTGTCATCTTTTTATAAACTTTTACCTTTTTGTATGGTATAATCCTAGCAACTAGGAGTATTCGTGTTCTGATTCCCCGCTTAGAGTTCGGTCTAAGTTGAGTTTTTAGCTCTTGCAGACACACCTGTTTGTCGCAGGTAATGGGGTAGCCCTAGTTTTTTAATCATCTTATCATTTAAGCTTCCATTGATATTCCACGCAGTTACAAATTTTATTTTATTTCTACCTGTTAATACTTCTTCTATTGCGATAAAATGTCCATTGATTTGTTTAGCATAAAAAATATTTC
Proteins encoded:
- a CDS encoding PKD domain-containing protein, whose amino-acid sequence is MLDTKNLTLKKFQENFDFIEAKMKDSQIYKDALDSFVKYMPSYAFTDDQKALAYSDFMAKTFLGVFQSAVQTALTIDQNEVATRDAQNQSALGILGKKKEVAMLSNQVKESFFKIQASKMQTAQLQAQALQDKIKAEVLHKSANDNAQINKANCMVSYQNVLSNANKPDLLKSYDMQQTTVNALKAIGEAPISDYTDEWKKVQIPDYNTDFDTTILEIYATKSVIAIDEVIGFHIVTSIELVEVEWDFGDGEVSSQKDNILKSFNKEGSYNVRLKALVEVENKDYVNDKSQDKFVMKEYFRDLEILVC